One segment of Chelonia mydas isolate rCheMyd1 chromosome 13, rCheMyd1.pri.v2, whole genome shotgun sequence DNA contains the following:
- the LOC102932855 gene encoding hornerin isoform X8, which translates to MGGRWSARAAEPRPGSLMAAAEPARGRDSQQAAAGDEAVKLEPQGPFLRSAVRAGKQEMPKPGIAGMLEPEGPFLRSAVRAGKQDMLKPGVGGMLEPEGRFLRSTVRTVKQEVQEPGVAGVLEPEGPFLRSTVRAVKQETLEPEGPFLRSAVRATKQEMPEPGITGMSESERPFLRSAVKAVKQEMLEPGIAGMSELERPFLRSAVRAVKQEMLEPGIAGMLEPEGPFQRSAGENIPWIPEQGRAGGSQHRAVRRNPPRRRQGKNSRYDPPPGRQGGSPLRDITVPQSAAAGGPPHTCATCGKSFSRRSKLSSHQRNHTGDKPHSCGDCGKGFLWRSDLLRHQLMHTGERPHHCPQCGRGFSRASRLLQHQRVHTEASHGMEGSPVPSALQGVHGEPGHGVGQSPGLSEGLGVHTEPGHGVGRSPGLSEGLGVHTEPGHGVGRSPGLSEGLGVHTEPGHGVGRSPGLSEGLGVHTEPGHGVGRSPGLSEGREVHGEPGHGVGQSPGLSEGLGVHTEPDHSMGRSAGLSEGRGVHVEPSHGVVRSLGLSEGLGVHAEPGHGAERTWALTTLQRSHVEPAHGGEGNVAQSPTLFALQGVHGEPCHGAGWSPVLTTLQGSHVEPGHRVGRSPGLSEGLGVHTEPGHGVGRNLGLSEGLGVHTEPGHGVGRSPGLSEGLGVHMEPGNGAERTWALTTLQGVHTEPCHGAGWSPMMTTLQRSHVEPAHGGEGNVAQSPTLFALQGVHGEPCPGAGWSPVLTTLQGVHAEPGHGARWSPVLTTLQGVHVEPCHGAGWSPVLTTLQGVHAEPGHGPGWSPMLTTLQGVHAEPGHGAGWSPMLTTLQGVHAEPGHRAGWSPVLTTLPGVHGEPCHGQEWSPALSALQGIHGEPSHSPEGNPPLIALQRVHAEPWDSAEGNVAQCPTLFALQRIQAEPCYSTEGPTAQRLELIVLQRVHGESCHGAEGSSGLIARQGVHGEPCHGTEQSPALSAVQTVHGQPCHGTEQSPALNAVQTLHGQPCHGTEQSPALNAVQTLHGQPCHGTEQSPALSAVQTVHGQPCHGTEQSPALSAVQTVHGQPCHGTEQRPALSAVQTVHGQPCHGTEQSPALSAVQMVHGEPCHGAESPVAQSLALAALQCLQAGEAQCVIAERGGGLAETPPSPAALVQDNPFQCPECRKCFGRSSYLVKHRRIHGAGKPHQCPQCGKCFSQRSYLCKHRRIHAAAAGKPHECALCGKRFSLRSYLCKHRRIHTR; encoded by the exons atggGCGGCCGCTGGTCTGCCAGG gctgcagagCCACGTCCCGGTTCACTCATGGCTGCGGCAGAGCCCGCTCGGGGAAGGGACTCTcagcaagctgcag CAGGTGATGAAGCGGTAAAGCTGGAGCCGCAGGGGCCTTTCCTGAGAAGCGCTGTGAGGGCTGGAAAGCAGGAGATGCCGAAGCCAGGCATAGCAGGGATGCTGGAGCCGGAGGGACCATTCCTGAGAAGCGCTGTGAGGGCTGGAAAGCAGGACATGCTGAAGCCAGGCGTAGGAGGGATGCTGGAGCCGGAGGGGCGCTTCCTGAGAAGCACAGTGAGGACTGTAAAGCAGGAGGTGCAGGAGCCAGGCgtagcaggggtgctggagccAGAGGGGCCATTCTTGAGAAGCACAGTGAGGGCTGTAAAGCAGGAGACATTGGAGCCAGAGGGGCCATTCCTGAGAAGCGCTGTGAGGGCTACAAAGCAGGAGATGCCGGAGCCAGGCATAACAGGGATGTCGGAGTCGGAGAGGCCCTTCTTGAGAAGTGCTGTGAAGGCTGTAAAGCAAGAGATGCTGGAGCCAGGCATAGCAGGGATGTCGGAGTTGGAGAGGCCCTTCTTGAGAAGTGCTGTGAGGGCTGTAAAGCAGGAGATGCTGGAGCCAGGCATAGCAGGGATGCTGGAGCCAGAGGGGCCGTTCCAGAGAAGTGCTGGAGAGAACATTCCCTGGATCCcggagcagggcagagctggcgGAAGCCAGCACCGGGCAGTGAGGAGGAACCCTCCACGGAGGAGGCAGGGTAAGAACAGCCGCTATGACCCCCCGCCGGGGAGGCAAGGGGGCAGCCCCCTGCGGGACATCACTGTGCCCCAGAGCGCAGCTGCAGGGGGGCCACCCCACACGTGTGCCACCTGCGGAAAGAGTTTCAGCCGCCGCTCCAAGCTGAGCTCCCACCAGAGGAACCACACTGGAGACAAACCCCACAGCTGTGGGGACTGTGGGAAGGGCTTCCTGTGGCGCTCGGACCTGCTCCGGCACCAGCTCATGCACACGGGGGAGCGtccccaccactgcccccagTGTGGCCGCGGCTTCAGCCGGGCCTCACGGCTCCTGCAGCATCAGAGAGTCCACACGGAAGCCAGCCATGGAATGGAGGGCAGCCCGGTGCCGAGTGCGCTGCAGGGAGTCCACGGGGAGCCTGGCCACGGAGtggggcagagcccggggctgagtgaggggctgggagtcCACACGGAGCCTGGCCACGGAGTGGGGCGGAGCCCGGGGTtgagtgaggggctgggagtcCACACGGAGCCTGGCCACGGAGTGGGGCGGAGCCCGGGGTtgagtgaggggctgggagtcCACACGGAGCCTGGCCACGGAGTGGGGCGGAGCCCAGGGTtgagtgaggggctgggagtcCACACGGAGCCTGGCCACGGAGTGGGGCGGAGCCCGGGGCTGAGTGAGGGCCGGGAAGTCCACGGGGAGCCTGGCCACGGAGtggggcagagcccggggctgagTGAAGGGCTGGGAGTCCACACGGAGCCTGACCACAGCATGGGGCGGAGCGCAGGGCTGAGCGAGGGCCGGGGAGTTCATGTGGAGCCCAGCCATGGAGTGGTAcggagcctggggctgagtgaggggctgggagtcCATGCGGAGCCTGGCCATGGAGCAGAGAGGACCTGGGCTCTGACTACGCTGCAGAGAAGCCATGTGGAGCCTGCCCATGGAGGGGAGGGCAATGTGGCACAGAGCCCAACCTTGTTTGCACTGCAGGGAGTCCATGGAGAACCCTGCCATGGAGCAGGGTGGAGCCCGGTGCTCACTACACTGCAGGGCAGCCACGTGGAGCCTGGCCACAGAGTGGGGCGGAGCCCGGGGCtgagtgaggggctgggagtcCACACAGAGCCTGGTCATGGAGTGGGGCGGAACCTGGGGCTGAGTGAAGGCCTGGGAGTCCACACAGAGCCTGGCCATGGAGTGGGGCGGAGCCCGGGGCtgagtgaggggctgggagtcCACATGGAGCCCGGCAATGGAGCAGAGAGGACCTGGGCTCTGACTACGCTGCAGGGAGTCCATACAGAGCCCTGCCACGGGGCGGGGTGGAGCCCAATGATGACTACACTGCAAAGAAGCCATGTGGAGCCTGCCCATGGAGGGGAGGGCAATGTGGCACAGAGCCCAACCTTGTTTGCACTGCAGGGAGTCCATGGAGAGCCCTGCCCCGGAGCGGGGTGGAGCCCGGTGCTCACTACACTGCAGGGCGTCCACGCAGAGCCCGGCCATGGAGCGAGGTGGAGCCCAGTGCTAACTACATTGCAGGGAGTCCACGTGGAACCCTGCCACGGAGCAGGGTGGAGCCCGGTGCTCACTACGCTGCAGGGCGTCCACGCAGAGCCAGGCCATGGACCGGGGTGGAGCCCGATGCTCACTACACTGCAGGGTGTCCATGCAGAGCCAGGCCACGGAGCAGGGTGGAGCCCGATGCTCACTACACTGCAGGGCGTCCATGCAGAGCCAGGCCACAGAGCAGGCTGGAGCCCTGTGCTCACTACGCTGCCGGGTGTCCACGGAGAGCCCTGCCATGGACAAGAATGGAGCCCAGCCCTGAGTGCATTGCAGGGCATCCACGGGGAGCCCAGCCACAGCCCAGAAGGGAACCCGCCGCTGATTGCCTTGCAGAGGGTCCATGCGGAGCCCTGGGACAGCGCAGAGGGTAATGTGGCACAATGCCCAACCTTGTTTGCACTGCAGAGAATTCAGGCAGAGCCCTGCTACAGCACTGAGGGACCCACGGCCCAGAGGCTGGAGCTGATTGTGCTGCAGAGAGTCCACGGGGAGTCCTGCCATGGAGCAGAGGGGAGTTCAGGCCTGATTGCCCGGCAGGGAGTCCATGGGGAGCCCTGCCACGgcaccgagcagagcccggcacTGAGTGCAGTGCAGACAGTCCACGGGCAGCCCTGCCacgggaccgagcagagcccggcacTGAATGCAGTGCAGACACTCCACGGGCAGCCCTGCCacgggaccgagcagagcccggcacTGAATGCAGTGCAGACACTCCACGGGCAGCCCTGCCACGGCACTGAGCAGAGCCCGGCACTGAGTGCAGTGCAGACAGTCCACGGGCAGCCCTGCCACGgcaccgagcagagcccggcacTGAGTGCAGTGCAGACAGTCCACGGGCAGCCCTGCCATGGGACCGAGCAGAGGCCGGCACTGAGTGCAGTGCAGACAGTCCACGGGCAGCCCTGCCACGGCACTGAGCAGAGCCCGGCACTGAGTGCAGTGCAGATGGTCCATGGGGAGCCCTGCCACGGAGCAGAGAGTCCCGTGGCCCAGAGCCTGGCACTGGCTGCACTGCAGTGTCTCCAGGCTGGAGAGGCTCAATGTGTCATTGCTGAGCGAGGGGGAGGCCTGGCCgagacccccccatcccccgcagccTTGGTGCAGGATAATCCCTTCCAATGTCCCGAATGCCGAAAGTGCTTCGGCCGCAGCTCGTACCTGGTGAAGCACCGCCGGATCCACGGGGCGGGGAAGCCCCACCAGTGCCCCCAGTGTGGCAAGTGCTTCAGCCAGCGCTCATACCTCTGCAAGCACCGCCGCATCCATGCCGCCGCAGCCGGCAAACCCCACGAGTGTGCGCTGTGCGGCAAGCGCTTCAGCCTTCGGTCCTACCTCTGCAAACATCGCCGCATCCACACGAGATAG
- the LOC102932855 gene encoding hornerin isoform X4, giving the protein MGGRWSARAAEPRPGSLMAAAEPARGRDSQQAAGCSVPLPDPASWVEGENVWVLELQPYSDPSGDEAVKLEPQGPFLRSAVRAGKQEMPKPGIAGMLEPEGPFLRSAVRAGKQDMLKPGVGGMLEPEGRFLRSTVRTVKQEVQEPGVAGVLEPEGPFLRSTVRAVKQETLEPEGPFLRSAVRATKQEMPEPGITGMSESERPFLRSAVKAVKQEMLEPGIAGMSELERPFLRSAVRAVKQEMLEPGIAGMLEPEGPFQRSAGENIPWIPEQGRAGGSQHRAVRRNPPRRRQGKNSRYDPPPGRQGGSPLRDITVPQSAAAGGPPHTCATCGKSFSRRSKLSSHQRNHTGDKPHSCGDCGKGFLWRSDLLRHQLMHTGERPHHCPQCGRGFSRASRLLQHQRVHTEASHGMEGSPVPSALQGVHGEPGHGVGQSPGLSEGLGVHTEPGHGVGRSPGLSEGLGVHTEPGHGVGRSPGLSEGLGVHTEPGHGVGRSPGLSEGLGVHTEPGHGVGRSPGLSEGREVHGEPGHGVGQSPGLSEGLGVHTEPDHSMGRSAGLSEGRGVHVEPSHGVVRSLGLSEGLGVHAEPGHGAERTWALTTLQRSHVEPAHGGEGNVAQSPTLFALQGVHGEPCHGAGWSPVLTTLQGSHVEPGHRVGRSPGLSEGLGVHTEPGHGVGRNLGLSEGLGVHTEPGHGVGRSPGLSEGLGVHMEPGNGAERTWALTTLQGVHTEPCHGAGWSPMMTTLQRSHVEPAHGGEGNVAQSPTLFALQGVHGEPCPGAGWSPVLTTLQGVHAEPGHGARWSPVLTTLQGVHVEPCHGAGWSPVLTTLQGVHAEPGHGPGWSPMLTTLQGVHAEPGHGAGWSPMLTTLQGVHAEPGHRAGWSPVLTTLPGVHGEPCHGQEWSPALSALQGIHGEPSHSPEGNPPLIALQRVHAEPWDSAEGNVAQCPTLFALQRIQAEPCYSTEGPTAQRLELIVLQRVHGESCHGAEGSSGLIARQGVHGEPCHGTEQSPALSAVQTVHGQPCHGTEQSPALNAVQTLHGQPCHGTEQSPALNAVQTLHGQPCHGTEQSPALSAVQTVHGQPCHGTEQSPALSAVQTVHGQPCHGTEQRPALSAVQTVHGQPCHGTEQSPALSAVQMVHGEPCHGAESPVAQSLALAALQCLQAGEAQCVIAERGGGLAETPPSPAALVQDNPFQCPECRKCFGRSSYLVKHRRIHGAGKPHQCPQCGKCFSQRSYLCKHRRIHAAAAGKPHECALCGKRFSLRSYLCKHRRIHTR; this is encoded by the exons atggGCGGCCGCTGGTCTGCCAGG gctgcagagCCACGTCCCGGTTCACTCATGGCTGCGGCAGAGCCCGCTCGGGGAAGGGACTCTcagcaagctgcag GATGCTCTGTCCCCCTGCCGGACCCGGCGTCCTGGGTGGAAGGGGAGAATGTGTGGGTGCTGGAGCTGCAGCCCTACAGCGATCCCAGTG GTGATGAAGCGGTAAAGCTGGAGCCGCAGGGGCCTTTCCTGAGAAGCGCTGTGAGGGCTGGAAAGCAGGAGATGCCGAAGCCAGGCATAGCAGGGATGCTGGAGCCGGAGGGACCATTCCTGAGAAGCGCTGTGAGGGCTGGAAAGCAGGACATGCTGAAGCCAGGCGTAGGAGGGATGCTGGAGCCGGAGGGGCGCTTCCTGAGAAGCACAGTGAGGACTGTAAAGCAGGAGGTGCAGGAGCCAGGCgtagcaggggtgctggagccAGAGGGGCCATTCTTGAGAAGCACAGTGAGGGCTGTAAAGCAGGAGACATTGGAGCCAGAGGGGCCATTCCTGAGAAGCGCTGTGAGGGCTACAAAGCAGGAGATGCCGGAGCCAGGCATAACAGGGATGTCGGAGTCGGAGAGGCCCTTCTTGAGAAGTGCTGTGAAGGCTGTAAAGCAAGAGATGCTGGAGCCAGGCATAGCAGGGATGTCGGAGTTGGAGAGGCCCTTCTTGAGAAGTGCTGTGAGGGCTGTAAAGCAGGAGATGCTGGAGCCAGGCATAGCAGGGATGCTGGAGCCAGAGGGGCCGTTCCAGAGAAGTGCTGGAGAGAACATTCCCTGGATCCcggagcagggcagagctggcgGAAGCCAGCACCGGGCAGTGAGGAGGAACCCTCCACGGAGGAGGCAGGGTAAGAACAGCCGCTATGACCCCCCGCCGGGGAGGCAAGGGGGCAGCCCCCTGCGGGACATCACTGTGCCCCAGAGCGCAGCTGCAGGGGGGCCACCCCACACGTGTGCCACCTGCGGAAAGAGTTTCAGCCGCCGCTCCAAGCTGAGCTCCCACCAGAGGAACCACACTGGAGACAAACCCCACAGCTGTGGGGACTGTGGGAAGGGCTTCCTGTGGCGCTCGGACCTGCTCCGGCACCAGCTCATGCACACGGGGGAGCGtccccaccactgcccccagTGTGGCCGCGGCTTCAGCCGGGCCTCACGGCTCCTGCAGCATCAGAGAGTCCACACGGAAGCCAGCCATGGAATGGAGGGCAGCCCGGTGCCGAGTGCGCTGCAGGGAGTCCACGGGGAGCCTGGCCACGGAGtggggcagagcccggggctgagtgaggggctgggagtcCACACGGAGCCTGGCCACGGAGTGGGGCGGAGCCCGGGGTtgagtgaggggctgggagtcCACACGGAGCCTGGCCACGGAGTGGGGCGGAGCCCGGGGTtgagtgaggggctgggagtcCACACGGAGCCTGGCCACGGAGTGGGGCGGAGCCCAGGGTtgagtgaggggctgggagtcCACACGGAGCCTGGCCACGGAGTGGGGCGGAGCCCGGGGCTGAGTGAGGGCCGGGAAGTCCACGGGGAGCCTGGCCACGGAGtggggcagagcccggggctgagTGAAGGGCTGGGAGTCCACACGGAGCCTGACCACAGCATGGGGCGGAGCGCAGGGCTGAGCGAGGGCCGGGGAGTTCATGTGGAGCCCAGCCATGGAGTGGTAcggagcctggggctgagtgaggggctgggagtcCATGCGGAGCCTGGCCATGGAGCAGAGAGGACCTGGGCTCTGACTACGCTGCAGAGAAGCCATGTGGAGCCTGCCCATGGAGGGGAGGGCAATGTGGCACAGAGCCCAACCTTGTTTGCACTGCAGGGAGTCCATGGAGAACCCTGCCATGGAGCAGGGTGGAGCCCGGTGCTCACTACACTGCAGGGCAGCCACGTGGAGCCTGGCCACAGAGTGGGGCGGAGCCCGGGGCtgagtgaggggctgggagtcCACACAGAGCCTGGTCATGGAGTGGGGCGGAACCTGGGGCTGAGTGAAGGCCTGGGAGTCCACACAGAGCCTGGCCATGGAGTGGGGCGGAGCCCGGGGCtgagtgaggggctgggagtcCACATGGAGCCCGGCAATGGAGCAGAGAGGACCTGGGCTCTGACTACGCTGCAGGGAGTCCATACAGAGCCCTGCCACGGGGCGGGGTGGAGCCCAATGATGACTACACTGCAAAGAAGCCATGTGGAGCCTGCCCATGGAGGGGAGGGCAATGTGGCACAGAGCCCAACCTTGTTTGCACTGCAGGGAGTCCATGGAGAGCCCTGCCCCGGAGCGGGGTGGAGCCCGGTGCTCACTACACTGCAGGGCGTCCACGCAGAGCCCGGCCATGGAGCGAGGTGGAGCCCAGTGCTAACTACATTGCAGGGAGTCCACGTGGAACCCTGCCACGGAGCAGGGTGGAGCCCGGTGCTCACTACGCTGCAGGGCGTCCACGCAGAGCCAGGCCATGGACCGGGGTGGAGCCCGATGCTCACTACACTGCAGGGTGTCCATGCAGAGCCAGGCCACGGAGCAGGGTGGAGCCCGATGCTCACTACACTGCAGGGCGTCCATGCAGAGCCAGGCCACAGAGCAGGCTGGAGCCCTGTGCTCACTACGCTGCCGGGTGTCCACGGAGAGCCCTGCCATGGACAAGAATGGAGCCCAGCCCTGAGTGCATTGCAGGGCATCCACGGGGAGCCCAGCCACAGCCCAGAAGGGAACCCGCCGCTGATTGCCTTGCAGAGGGTCCATGCGGAGCCCTGGGACAGCGCAGAGGGTAATGTGGCACAATGCCCAACCTTGTTTGCACTGCAGAGAATTCAGGCAGAGCCCTGCTACAGCACTGAGGGACCCACGGCCCAGAGGCTGGAGCTGATTGTGCTGCAGAGAGTCCACGGGGAGTCCTGCCATGGAGCAGAGGGGAGTTCAGGCCTGATTGCCCGGCAGGGAGTCCATGGGGAGCCCTGCCACGgcaccgagcagagcccggcacTGAGTGCAGTGCAGACAGTCCACGGGCAGCCCTGCCacgggaccgagcagagcccggcacTGAATGCAGTGCAGACACTCCACGGGCAGCCCTGCCacgggaccgagcagagcccggcacTGAATGCAGTGCAGACACTCCACGGGCAGCCCTGCCACGGCACTGAGCAGAGCCCGGCACTGAGTGCAGTGCAGACAGTCCACGGGCAGCCCTGCCACGgcaccgagcagagcccggcacTGAGTGCAGTGCAGACAGTCCACGGGCAGCCCTGCCATGGGACCGAGCAGAGGCCGGCACTGAGTGCAGTGCAGACAGTCCACGGGCAGCCCTGCCACGGCACTGAGCAGAGCCCGGCACTGAGTGCAGTGCAGATGGTCCATGGGGAGCCCTGCCACGGAGCAGAGAGTCCCGTGGCCCAGAGCCTGGCACTGGCTGCACTGCAGTGTCTCCAGGCTGGAGAGGCTCAATGTGTCATTGCTGAGCGAGGGGGAGGCCTGGCCgagacccccccatcccccgcagccTTGGTGCAGGATAATCCCTTCCAATGTCCCGAATGCCGAAAGTGCTTCGGCCGCAGCTCGTACCTGGTGAAGCACCGCCGGATCCACGGGGCGGGGAAGCCCCACCAGTGCCCCCAGTGTGGCAAGTGCTTCAGCCAGCGCTCATACCTCTGCAAGCACCGCCGCATCCATGCCGCCGCAGCCGGCAAACCCCACGAGTGTGCGCTGTGCGGCAAGCGCTTCAGCCTTCGGTCCTACCTCTGCAAACATCGCCGCATCCACACGAGATAG